A genome region from Pseudomonas pergaminensis includes the following:
- the accC gene encoding acetyl-CoA carboxylase biotin carboxylase subunit — MNSISKLQKVLIANRGEIALRILRACKELGIKTVAVYSTADTELMHVKLADESICIGPPLATNSYLKVSNIIAAAGVTGADGIHPGYGFLAENADFAEQVEKSGFAFIGPKAETIRLMGDKVSAKDAMIAAGVPTVPGSDGPLPEDEETALRIGREVGYPVIIKAAGGGGGRGMRVVHKEEDLIEAAKQTRSEAGAWFGNPMVYLEKYLTNPRHVEVQVLSDGQGHAIHLGDRDCSLQRRHQKVLEEAPAPGLDEKAREEVLARCVKACIDINYRGAGTFEFLYENGRFYFIEMNTRVQVEHPVSEMVTGIDIVKEMLSIAAGNVLSFTQADVKIHGHSLECRINAEDPKTFMPSPGLVKHFHAPGGNGVRVDSHLYSGYKVPSNYDSLIGKLITWGSTRDEAMARMRNALDEIVVDGINTNIALHRDLVRDEGFCEGGVNIHYLEHKLANQH, encoded by the coding sequence ATGAACTCAATATCCAAACTGCAAAAAGTGTTGATCGCCAATCGCGGTGAAATAGCTTTGCGTATCCTACGTGCCTGCAAAGAATTGGGCATCAAAACCGTCGCTGTTTACTCGACGGCCGATACCGAATTGATGCACGTGAAACTGGCGGACGAAAGCATCTGCATCGGCCCGCCACTGGCCACGAACTCGTACCTGAAAGTCTCGAACATCATCGCCGCTGCTGGAGTGACCGGCGCTGATGGCATCCACCCGGGCTACGGCTTCCTCGCGGAAAACGCCGATTTCGCCGAACAGGTGGAAAAATCCGGGTTTGCCTTCATCGGCCCGAAAGCCGAAACCATTCGCCTGATGGGCGACAAGGTCTCGGCCAAGGACGCCATGATCGCGGCCGGCGTGCCAACCGTTCCTGGCTCCGACGGCCCACTGCCGGAAGACGAGGAAACCGCGCTGCGCATTGGTCGCGAAGTCGGGTACCCGGTGATCATCAAGGCCGCCGGTGGCGGTGGTGGTCGCGGCATGCGTGTGGTGCACAAGGAAGAAGACCTGATCGAAGCCGCCAAGCAGACCCGCTCCGAAGCGGGCGCCTGGTTCGGCAACCCGATGGTCTACCTGGAGAAGTACCTGACCAACCCACGTCACGTGGAAGTCCAGGTACTGTCCGACGGCCAGGGCCACGCCATCCACCTGGGCGACCGCGATTGCTCGCTGCAACGTCGTCACCAGAAGGTACTGGAAGAAGCACCGGCACCGGGCCTCGATGAGAAAGCCCGCGAAGAAGTGCTGGCTCGCTGCGTCAAGGCATGCATCGATATCAACTATCGTGGCGCCGGCACCTTCGAGTTCCTCTACGAAAACGGCCGCTTCTACTTCATCGAGATGAACACTCGCGTGCAGGTAGAGCACCCGGTTTCGGAGATGGTCACCGGTATCGACATAGTCAAGGAGATGCTCAGCATCGCTGCTGGCAACGTGCTGTCGTTCACCCAGGCCGACGTGAAGATCCATGGCCACTCCCTGGAGTGCCGGATCAACGCCGAAGACCCGAAAACCTTTATGCCGAGTCCCGGCCTGGTCAAGCATTTCCACGCGCCCGGCGGCAACGGCGTACGTGTGGATTCGCACCTGTACAGCGGCTACAAGGTTCCGTCCAACTATGACTCGTTGATCGGCAAGTTGATCACCTGGGGTTCCACCCGTGACGAGGCCATGGCCCGCATGCGTAACGCTCTGGACGAGATCGTGGTCGATGGCATCAACACCAACATCGCGCTGCATCGGGATCTGGTGCGTGATGAAGGCTTCTGCGAAGGTGGTGTGAACATTCACTACCTGGAACACAAGCTGGCTAACCAGCATTGA
- the accB gene encoding acetyl-CoA carboxylase biotin carboxyl carrier protein, whose protein sequence is MDIEKVKELVKLIEGSGLVEIDFKEGSNRVRLRRDSKPATQAPAGITPQRAEPQQVQVQLEPEPTGTIISAPMVGVFYRKASATSAAFVEIGQFVARGDVLCIVEAMKMMNNVEATCSGVIEAIMVEDGQPVEYDQPLFNIV, encoded by the coding sequence ATGGACATTGAAAAAGTAAAAGAACTGGTCAAGTTGATCGAAGGATCAGGCTTGGTGGAGATTGACTTCAAAGAAGGCAGCAATCGGGTCCGTCTTCGTCGAGACAGTAAACCTGCCACTCAAGCTCCTGCGGGGATAACCCCACAAAGAGCCGAACCTCAGCAGGTTCAGGTTCAGCTTGAGCCGGAACCCACCGGCACGATTATCTCGGCGCCGATGGTGGGGGTTTTCTACCGCAAGGCCTCCGCGACTTCGGCAGCGTTCGTTGAGATTGGCCAGTTCGTGGCAAGGGGTGATGTGCTGTGCATTGTGGAAGCCATGAAAATGATGAACAACGTGGAAGCGACCTGCAGTGGCGTCATTGAGGCAATCATGGTCGAGGACGGTCAGCCCGTTGAGTATGACCAGCCGCTGTTCAATATCGTTTGA
- a CDS encoding MFS transporter produces the protein MSRVLSENTHSPHIDVEAHATGGTTQSAVIAKRAAMASATGTAVEYYEFSIYGYMATIIAPLFFPGDNPAAALLATLAVFGIAFVIRPIGGVLLGRLADRIGRRRVLLSTVIGMGTATALIGVLPTTAQIGLAAPILLVLLRLSQGFFAGGEVVGAAAFVAESSPNGRRGFFGSFTPLGVAVGGATGAIVCGITTGLLSAEQLQAWGWRIPFFLSIPLVMFSFYMRHNVEETPEFKAFLEKEKPPVAPVKEVFSKNLPALLRVIVFASAQNSGYFIGMVFMNIYLTTYLHFDKSKVYWVIAVISLCMAAMMPFWGGLSDRIGRRKALSIGFLGYAILVIPMMILMDSGSLWIAALAMFVATLPMPIVQSVGYPTYAEQFPTRVRYTAMAISINLGAILGGGITPYVVTSIITKTGNLLVPGYFMAGAAVCALLAILTLRETSKGNLLR, from the coding sequence ATGTCTCGTGTTCTCTCTGAAAATACGCACTCGCCGCACATCGACGTCGAGGCACACGCCACCGGCGGCACAACGCAGTCGGCCGTGATTGCCAAGCGCGCAGCCATGGCCTCGGCCACCGGCACCGCCGTTGAATACTATGAGTTCAGTATCTACGGGTATATGGCGACCATCATCGCGCCGCTGTTCTTTCCCGGGGACAACCCCGCCGCCGCCCTCCTCGCCACGTTGGCGGTGTTCGGCATTGCCTTTGTTATCCGCCCGATCGGCGGCGTGCTGCTCGGCCGCCTTGCCGACCGCATCGGCCGACGTCGAGTGCTGCTCAGCACCGTGATCGGCATGGGCACCGCCACCGCTCTTATTGGGGTGCTGCCGACCACCGCCCAGATCGGCCTGGCCGCGCCTATCCTACTGGTGCTGTTGCGACTGTCCCAAGGCTTCTTCGCCGGCGGCGAAGTGGTAGGCGCCGCAGCGTTTGTGGCGGAATCTTCTCCCAACGGCCGACGCGGGTTCTTCGGTTCATTCACACCGCTGGGCGTTGCCGTGGGTGGCGCCACCGGCGCGATTGTCTGCGGTATCACCACCGGGTTGCTCAGTGCCGAGCAACTGCAGGCATGGGGCTGGCGTATCCCGTTTTTCTTGTCCATCCCGCTGGTTATGTTCTCGTTTTATATGCGGCACAACGTTGAAGAAACGCCGGAATTCAAAGCTTTCCTTGAGAAGGAAAAGCCACCGGTAGCGCCGGTCAAAGAGGTATTCAGCAAAAACCTGCCGGCATTGCTGCGGGTCATCGTATTCGCGTCGGCACAGAATTCGGGTTACTTCATCGGGATGGTGTTCATGAACATCTACCTCACGACGTACCTGCACTTCGACAAATCCAAAGTCTACTGGGTGATTGCAGTGATCAGCCTGTGCATGGCAGCGATGATGCCGTTCTGGGGTGGTTTGTCAGACCGTATCGGTCGTAGGAAGGCGCTGAGTATCGGCTTTCTGGGCTACGCGATTCTGGTGATACCCATGATGATCCTGATGGACAGCGGCAGCCTCTGGATCGCCGCACTGGCCATGTTCGTCGCGACCCTGCCTATGCCGATCGTTCAATCGGTTGGCTACCCGACTTACGCAGAACAATTCCCGACACGTGTGCGCTACACAGCCATGGCGATCAGCATCAACCTGGGCGCCATCCTGGGCGGCGGCATCACCCCCTACGTGGTCACCTCGATTATCACCAAGACCGGCAATTTACTGGTACCGGGATATTTCATGGCGGGCGCGGCAGTGTGTGCCTTATTAGCGATTCTCACCTTGCGTGAAACCTCCAAGGGCAACCTCCTTAGATAA
- a CDS encoding LamB/YcsF family protein, with amino-acid sequence MPEIDFNSDLGEGFSIYRAGDDAAILPHLTSANIACGFHAGDSRSMRSIVALAAKLGVAIGAHPGFDDLQGFGRRMMTLSEDEVYELVVYQVGALLGFTKAAKVELRHVKPHGALYNFAAVHRPTADAICRAVKDIDPSLILFGLSGSALVTAGQACGLSVAQEVFADRSYQADGTLTPRSQPGAMIENLHEAIDQVMNMLHLGEVRTTQGTWVPVTAHTLCLHGDQPGAAAFASAIRQALLKEGITIQKPARARI; translated from the coding sequence ATGCCTGAAATAGATTTCAACAGCGACCTTGGCGAAGGCTTCAGCATTTATCGCGCAGGCGACGATGCGGCGATTCTTCCACACCTCACCTCAGCCAATATCGCCTGCGGGTTTCACGCCGGGGATTCGCGCTCCATGCGCTCAATCGTGGCGCTGGCAGCCAAGTTAGGTGTGGCAATCGGCGCCCATCCTGGCTTTGACGACCTGCAAGGTTTCGGTCGCCGAATGATGACGCTGTCCGAGGACGAAGTGTACGAACTCGTCGTATACCAGGTCGGTGCGTTGCTGGGCTTTACCAAAGCCGCCAAGGTCGAACTGCGCCACGTCAAACCCCACGGTGCGCTTTACAACTTCGCGGCGGTGCACCGGCCCACTGCCGATGCGATCTGCCGGGCAGTCAAAGACATTGATCCGAGCCTGATTCTTTTCGGCTTGTCAGGGAGTGCCTTGGTCACCGCCGGCCAAGCCTGTGGCTTGAGCGTGGCACAAGAAGTGTTTGCCGATCGCAGCTACCAGGCTGACGGTACGCTGACGCCGCGCAGCCAGCCTGGCGCAATGATCGAAAACCTCCACGAGGCCATCGATCAAGTCATGAACATGCTGCATTTAGGCGAAGTGCGCACCACCCAAGGGACCTGGGTACCGGTGACGGCACACACACTTTGCCTGCACGGCGACCAGCCCGGCGCTGCAGCGTTTGCCAGTGCGATCAGGCAAGCCCTGCTCAAAGAAGGCATCACCATTCAAAAACCCGCGCGTGCGCGTATTTGA
- a CDS encoding 5-oxoprolinase subunit C family protein — protein sequence MTIKVIKPGMLSTFQDTGRHGFQHWGVPVTGVMDEDAHALCNLLVGNPRTFSTLEMTLQGPTLLFQAKAVIALAGADLGAELDAIPLKPGVAALVSPGSTLSFGKRRQGARSYLAVGGGFLLHPLMNSTSTYSRGGFGGLRGRALQAGDLIPICSSFANPPRLSPRSNFGLYEAAACGPIRVIAGREWKDFSAESQEHFINNDYTLTGDSDRMGYRLDGTSLTLSSPKELLSESVAFGTVQVPPSGKPLILMADRQTTGGYPRIAQVASVDLPRLAQLLPGDKLRFSLIDLSAAEALLLTRARTLKAMEVFNA from the coding sequence GTGACCATCAAGGTAATCAAACCCGGCATGCTCTCAACCTTCCAGGACACCGGGCGGCATGGGTTCCAGCATTGGGGCGTACCCGTGACCGGCGTGATGGATGAAGATGCGCATGCCCTGTGTAACTTGCTGGTCGGCAACCCTCGTACTTTCAGCACGTTGGAAATGACCCTGCAGGGCCCGACGCTGCTCTTTCAGGCCAAAGCCGTGATTGCGCTCGCCGGCGCGGACCTCGGCGCCGAGTTGGATGCGATTCCGCTCAAGCCCGGCGTGGCAGCCCTGGTGTCTCCCGGCAGTACCTTGAGTTTCGGCAAACGGCGACAGGGCGCCCGCAGTTACCTCGCGGTAGGTGGCGGCTTTTTGCTGCACCCGTTGATGAACAGCACCAGCACGTACTCCCGGGGCGGGTTCGGCGGGCTGCGCGGCCGTGCGCTGCAAGCCGGGGATTTGATCCCCATCTGTTCATCGTTTGCCAACCCGCCTCGCCTAAGCCCCCGCTCCAACTTTGGGCTCTATGAAGCCGCCGCCTGCGGACCGATCAGAGTGATCGCGGGGCGGGAGTGGAAGGACTTTTCCGCGGAGTCCCAGGAGCACTTCATAAACAATGATTACACCCTGACCGGTGACTCGGACCGTATGGGCTACCGGCTCGACGGCACGTCCTTGACGCTGTCTTCGCCCAAAGAACTGTTATCGGAAAGTGTTGCATTCGGCACCGTCCAAGTGCCACCCAGCGGCAAGCCGCTGATCTTGATGGCTGACCGCCAAACAACCGGTGGCTACCCACGCATAGCCCAGGTGGCCAGCGTCGACTTACCTCGGTTGGCGCAGTTACTGCCGGGCGATAAGTTGCGATTCTCTCTTATAGATTTGAGCGCCGCCGAAGCCTTGCTGCTCACCCGCGCTCGCACGCTCAAAGCGATGGAGGTCTTCAATGCCTGA
- a CDS encoding 5-oxoprolinase subunit B family protein, with protein sequence MSDLSRILDEPPRAPLSTVKWHFEPCGDRCVVLIFGSVFSIELNRQAASVGSQLRTLVAQGQLPCVTDVVSAMVTVGVHYSPESIANLFPGVSPYESMCTLVTERLMDSHSAAATIGTRLDIPVCYDPEYAPDLEDIAQACGLTTNEVISAHSADWLDVLMVGFAPGHPYIGMHDSALSLPRRATPRTLVKQGSIGIANRQSVIYPADLPGGWNLIGRTPLPMFSPLSEPPCLLQGGDQIRFVPITRHEFDLLARENTK encoded by the coding sequence ATGTCCGACCTCAGTCGCATTTTGGATGAGCCGCCAAGGGCGCCTCTCTCCACCGTTAAATGGCACTTTGAGCCGTGCGGTGATCGCTGCGTGGTCCTGATATTTGGCAGCGTATTTTCCATTGAGCTAAACCGCCAGGCCGCCTCGGTCGGCAGTCAATTACGCACCTTGGTCGCGCAGGGACAATTGCCGTGCGTCACCGATGTTGTCTCTGCGATGGTAACCGTCGGCGTTCATTACTCTCCTGAGTCAATTGCCAACCTGTTCCCCGGCGTGTCTCCCTACGAATCGATGTGCACACTGGTGACCGAGCGTCTCATGGATTCGCACAGCGCTGCCGCAACGATCGGCACCCGCCTCGATATTCCGGTGTGCTACGACCCCGAATATGCCCCGGATCTTGAAGACATCGCGCAGGCCTGCGGCCTGACCACCAACGAGGTCATCTCCGCTCACTCGGCCGACTGGCTGGATGTGTTGATGGTCGGTTTCGCGCCAGGCCACCCCTACATCGGCATGCACGACAGCGCTCTGTCGCTGCCGCGTCGCGCCACACCACGCACGCTGGTCAAGCAAGGCAGCATCGGCATCGCCAACCGACAAAGTGTGATTTACCCGGCTGATCTCCCCGGCGGCTGGAATCTCATAGGGCGCACACCGTTGCCCATGTTTTCCCCCTTGAGTGAGCCGCCGTGCCTTTTACAGGGCGGCGACCAGATTCGATTTGTACCCATTACCCGCCATGAATTTGATCTGCTGGCTCGGGAGAACACGAAGTGA
- a CDS encoding VOC family protein codes for MSLSPFHLAIPVYDLAATRHFYGEVFGLSEGRSSNQWVDFDFYGHQLVIHEHPKTASQESVHSNPVDGHDVPVPHFGIILEWAQWEALAERLKARETQFVIEPYIRFQGQVGEQATMFLFDPCGNALEFKAFKDMSQLFAK; via the coding sequence GTGAGCCTCTCTCCTTTCCATCTGGCAATTCCCGTCTACGATCTGGCCGCCACACGTCACTTCTACGGTGAGGTGTTCGGTCTTTCCGAAGGTCGCTCGAGCAACCAGTGGGTCGACTTCGATTTCTACGGCCATCAGTTGGTCATCCATGAGCACCCAAAGACTGCTTCGCAAGAAAGCGTGCACAGCAACCCCGTAGACGGCCACGACGTGCCGGTTCCGCACTTCGGCATCATCCTGGAGTGGGCGCAATGGGAGGCCCTGGCCGAACGTTTGAAAGCGCGCGAGACCCAGTTTGTGATCGAACCCTACATTCGCTTCCAAGGCCAGGTCGGCGAACAGGCCACCATGTTCCTGTTCGACCCGTGTGGCAACGCGCTGGAGTTCAAGGCGTTCAAGGATATGAGCCAGCTGTTCGCCAAGTAA
- a CDS encoding LysR family transcriptional regulator, protein MIRELKTFICVTQRGTFAAAGQQVGLTQSAVSAQIKSLEDSLGVKLFDRTGRSATLNSAGQRAIPLAEEILRLFGRMGAADSGNDFHGALRIGAIGTVQTGILPQALVALKSQAPFIETNLVPGVSLNLLSQVDAGELDLAIMIRPPFSLPKDLHAEVIAREAFVLITSKEVVGDDPLAILAEQPFVRYDRGSFGGRLVTQFLKQQKIHVHQALELDELDAIVKMVRSGLGVSLVPKAGLWLEHADDVRVLELRKLTFFREIVLVSKYRQKHSPLFNIFRTCVLDAV, encoded by the coding sequence ATGATCAGAGAGCTGAAGACATTTATCTGCGTTACGCAGCGGGGTACCTTCGCAGCGGCTGGCCAGCAGGTTGGGCTGACGCAGTCTGCCGTCAGCGCCCAGATCAAAAGCCTTGAGGACAGCTTGGGGGTCAAATTGTTTGATCGTACCGGACGCTCAGCCACGCTCAATTCAGCAGGCCAGCGCGCCATTCCCCTGGCCGAGGAAATTCTGCGGCTTTTCGGTCGAATGGGTGCCGCAGACAGCGGCAATGACTTCCACGGCGCACTGCGAATCGGCGCGATCGGCACGGTTCAGACCGGGATCCTGCCGCAGGCTCTGGTGGCTTTGAAGTCACAGGCGCCTTTCATCGAAACCAACCTAGTGCCGGGTGTGTCGTTGAACCTGCTCAGCCAGGTGGACGCCGGCGAGTTGGACCTGGCCATCATGATCAGACCGCCGTTTTCCCTGCCCAAGGACCTGCATGCCGAAGTCATCGCGCGCGAGGCTTTCGTATTGATCACGTCCAAAGAGGTGGTAGGTGACGACCCGCTGGCGATTCTGGCGGAACAGCCCTTTGTGCGGTATGACCGAGGCTCGTTTGGCGGGCGGCTGGTCACCCAGTTTCTCAAGCAGCAAAAAATCCATGTGCATCAGGCACTGGAGCTGGATGAACTGGATGCCATTGTCAAAATGGTACGCAGTGGGCTCGGCGTTTCGCTGGTACCCAAGGCGGGTTTATGGCTCGAACATGCGGATGATGTCAGGGTGCTGGAGCTGCGCAAGCTCACGTTTTTCAGGGAGATCGTACTGGTCTCGAAATACCGGCAAAAACATTCACCGCTGTTCAACATCTTCCGCACCTGCGTCCTTGATGCAGTGTGA
- a CDS encoding enoyl-CoA hydratase/isomerase family protein, with protein MSLVSYERRGAVAILQLNNPPFNAFSETLLEDFSRVLERYSQDPHALIAIVCGQGDDFSIGALRNELGVVYNSDAARPLVEAVEASRKPLVAVMHGRVFGAALELVLACQWRLATADALIGAPEIHVSLPPGAGATQRLPRLIGVAPALDLLMSGNPINADRALELGLVDGLLNRNWQERPQDILSWTAAHPNPVPCRDRNSLHAHTPVDYLKDFKALQAPDFFAYKGKAAILQLLEAALDGDFDSGYALEADLYLDAEQSGQSMALMAADDNDDAAAWGPLQQPDAKPVELNRITFTGESLPPGCRLDGPGPQRLWVHQNAKSDDFLDNVSASDVWLDLSTDSQLCRLKKYAELAGQMREGGVIVYGVCDGQSVDLDALPEQIEGHPIIAAFSYGEGPQSLLQFVKRETNTLDSVRMAVKGASTMGYACLHSTGKTPLGRALINLWTADLESLWAGGVSHDDTVRVLNNFGLPLPPDEQLARSSIKGVSTVPILDDESLLQAVLASMANQGCRLLDERLAMHPDDIDMIFTRGYGYPPYQFGPMAHWSPSVVQLHDSLLEFAERFGPTWEPASMLKRMAAEQR; from the coding sequence ATGTCACTTGTCAGTTATGAGCGCCGTGGCGCAGTCGCGATCCTGCAACTCAATAACCCTCCGTTCAACGCATTCAGCGAAACGTTGCTGGAGGACTTTTCGCGGGTTCTTGAACGCTACAGCCAAGATCCTCACGCGTTGATCGCGATTGTGTGTGGGCAAGGGGATGATTTCTCAATTGGCGCCTTGAGAAATGAACTAGGGGTGGTTTACAACAGTGATGCCGCAAGGCCCTTGGTCGAAGCGGTGGAAGCCAGTCGCAAGCCGTTGGTTGCGGTAATGCATGGACGTGTCTTCGGCGCGGCATTGGAGCTGGTCTTGGCATGCCAATGGCGCCTGGCAACCGCCGATGCGTTGATCGGCGCTCCCGAGATTCACGTTAGCCTCCCACCGGGTGCCGGCGCGACTCAACGCTTGCCACGATTAATTGGTGTGGCGCCAGCGCTCGATTTGTTGATGTCCGGAAACCCGATCAATGCTGATCGCGCGCTTGAACTCGGTCTTGTAGACGGCCTGCTGAATCGCAATTGGCAAGAGCGGCCGCAAGATATTTTGTCCTGGACAGCCGCTCATCCCAACCCCGTTCCTTGCCGCGATCGTAATTCGTTACATGCGCATACCCCTGTCGATTATTTAAAAGACTTCAAGGCCCTACAGGCTCCAGATTTTTTTGCCTATAAAGGTAAAGCCGCGATTTTGCAGTTGTTGGAGGCCGCACTTGACGGTGACTTCGATAGCGGATACGCACTGGAAGCAGACCTTTATCTGGATGCTGAGCAATCCGGTCAGAGCATGGCGTTGATGGCCGCCGACGATAATGACGACGCAGCCGCATGGGGACCTTTACAGCAGCCGGATGCAAAACCTGTTGAGCTGAACCGCATCACATTTACCGGCGAGAGCTTACCACCGGGTTGTCGCCTCGATGGCCCGGGGCCCCAGCGGCTCTGGGTGCATCAAAATGCTAAATCGGACGACTTCCTGGACAACGTTTCTGCCAGTGACGTATGGCTGGATTTAAGCACCGACAGCCAGCTCTGCCGATTGAAGAAGTACGCCGAACTCGCGGGACAAATGAGAGAGGGAGGCGTCATCGTTTATGGTGTTTGCGACGGTCAATCCGTAGATCTGGATGCACTGCCCGAACAGATAGAGGGCCATCCAATAATAGCCGCGTTCTCCTACGGAGAAGGACCGCAGAGCCTGTTGCAGTTTGTTAAACGGGAAACTAACACCCTTGACTCTGTTCGTATGGCTGTCAAGGGGGCAAGCACCATGGGTTACGCATGCTTGCACTCAACGGGCAAAACTCCCTTGGGCCGGGCATTAATCAACCTCTGGACGGCCGACTTGGAAAGCCTGTGGGCCGGCGGCGTCAGTCACGACGATACAGTTCGTGTGTTAAATAACTTTGGGTTGCCTCTGCCCCCTGACGAGCAGCTTGCAAGATCGTCGATCAAAGGCGTCTCGACCGTGCCGATACTCGACGACGAGTCATTGTTACAGGCAGTACTGGCGTCAATGGCTAACCAGGGATGCAGGCTGTTGGACGAAAGACTGGCAATGCACCCGGATGATATCGATATGATTTTCACTCGAGGTTACGGCTACCCTCCCTATCAGTTCGGGCCGATGGCGCATTGGTCACCGAGCGTGGTGCAACTGCACGACTCATTATTGGAGTTCGCTGAGCGATTTGGTCCCACTTGGGAACCCGCCTCAATGCTGAAACGCATGGCAGCCGAACAGCGTTAA